The following proteins are encoded in a genomic region of Planococcus lenghuensis:
- a CDS encoding lactate 2-monooxygenase — protein sequence MTNFGNQVQFEIYRTMTNPAPERLPVSYEEWERRARGILEDGPYYYIAGGAGSGQTMNKNRAAFDCRSLIPRMLKNVEDRDLSIELFGQRYEFPVLQAPVGVQSIIHQDGELASARACAALKVPYITSSASSVPMEAVGEAMGNAPRWFQLYWSKDPDITASFLQRAEASGHSAIVVTLDTPMMAWREYDLKNVYLPFLVGEGVGNYLTDPAFLAKLEKSPQEDPQAAIMHWTQVFGNAGLTWEDLAFLRKHTKLPILLKGILHPDDARLAIEHGADGIIVSNHGGRQVDGATGALDALPVVCEAVKGEVPVLMDSGIRRGADVIKALALGAKAVLVGRPTMYGLAVAGEEGVREVLRNLIADTDITLALTGECAVRQLSRSVLSGK from the coding sequence GTCCAGTTCGAGATTTACCGGACCATGACAAACCCGGCGCCGGAACGCCTGCCGGTCAGTTACGAAGAGTGGGAACGGCGGGCCCGGGGCATATTAGAGGACGGACCGTATTATTATATCGCCGGAGGAGCTGGCAGCGGTCAGACAATGAACAAGAACCGGGCAGCTTTCGACTGCCGGAGCCTGATTCCCCGAATGCTGAAAAACGTGGAAGACCGGGACTTAAGCATTGAGCTGTTCGGTCAGCGATATGAATTTCCGGTACTACAAGCACCAGTGGGCGTCCAGTCTATCATCCACCAGGACGGAGAACTAGCATCAGCGCGAGCATGTGCAGCATTGAAGGTGCCTTATATCACAAGTTCGGCTTCATCCGTACCTATGGAAGCGGTTGGGGAAGCGATGGGAAATGCACCGAGATGGTTTCAATTGTATTGGAGTAAGGATCCTGATATTACAGCCAGTTTTCTGCAAAGAGCAGAAGCGTCCGGTCATTCTGCCATCGTAGTGACACTTGATACACCAATGATGGCATGGCGGGAATACGATCTGAAAAATGTTTATTTGCCTTTCTTAGTGGGAGAAGGGGTAGGGAATTACTTAACAGATCCGGCCTTTCTTGCAAAGCTTGAAAAATCGCCCCAGGAAGACCCACAAGCAGCGATCATGCATTGGACGCAGGTTTTCGGCAATGCCGGACTGACATGGGAAGATTTGGCGTTTTTACGCAAGCATACCAAATTGCCGATTTTACTGAAAGGAATTCTGCACCCGGATGATGCCCGACTTGCAATAGAGCATGGGGCTGACGGTATCATCGTCTCCAATCATGGCGGCAGGCAAGTGGACGGTGCAACCGGTGCGCTGGATGCCCTGCCAGTAGTTTGTGAAGCGGTCAAAGGAGAAGTGCCTGTTCTGATGGACAGCGGAATCCGCCGGGGAGCGGATGTCATTAAAGCGCTGGCTCTCGGTGCAAAGGCCGTGCTGGTCGGCCGACCGACAATGTATGGACTGGCGGTAGCCGGAGAAGAAGGGGTCAGGGAAGTGCTCCGGAATCTAATCGCAGATACGGATATCACACTGGCCCTGACAGGGGAATGCGCAGTGCGGCAACTTTCCCGGTCGGTGCTGTCAGGAAAATAA